In Plasmodium coatneyi strain Hackeri chromosome 8, complete sequence, the genomic stretch tcgTCACATTGGGGGAGCCAACCGGAGGGTGAGAGGCAAATATACCTGGAATATATCACCCTCtacaattttgtgaaaatcTTCAAAGGGGATATTAACCAAGCGGAAGGGAAAGACGCAGAAGGggcagaaagggaaagatgTGTTGAGAagattttccctttttttcggaCCTTCATGGAGAACTGCATAAATATGAATGGCGATGAAAATAACGCCACAGAAATATCGCCTAACCAGCAGATGAAGCAACTCCTTCATGGGATGAACAAACTGTGCTACTTCTACGTGCTCTGCAAAAGGCATATCACGAATGCTAATTTCGTGGCACTTGCAAATTGTAATTTCTACTTTGCATTTTCGATAATTAATTGGCACATTGAAAAATGCTTGAACAGGTCagaactttttttccctcattttgTTAACATGTGTGTGGAGAAGATATTCGTCATTGTGGGCACTCTCAAATGTTTCGGTCTAACAGCGGAGGAAGATTTGGCCGACTGCCTCTCCAAATTTATCACGCTGACGCATGTGTGCATGACTGAAGAGAACAGGAAgagtctccttttttatgtgttgCCTTATGTGGAGCGCGCGAGAAAGGACGTTGGCAAGTTGGGAAGCCTTTTAGTGGGTACCGAAAGGGCATCATTGGGTGACGCAGGAGGGAAGGATGAGTGTACCGATGCTGAAAGGAAAAGCTATGCTTACTGTGAAAAGAACCAGTCTGATGACGCCCACTTTGAAACCCCCCCCCTGATGACACCCCCTTACGCACCGATCAAAACTTGCACCACATGGAAAAACGCATCGAAGAGGTACTAGCCACATTcgaagaaaaacaaatctTCCCCATAGACAGTAAGAAGATGTACGAACTGCTACACGAACTGCGACACGAGCATCTAAGGGGCAACCTCCTACTTAGGAAGGAAAACCAAATTCTCAGAAACAAGTTAAATTATATCCTGCTCAATTTTGACTCCTTTATTAAGGCACATATTACCCAAGTAGTTGCAGAACAGGAGTGGATTTTTGCCCACCATGATGAAGAGGGGGAATTAGCTCAGACGGGAAAAGGTCGTCCACCTGTTGCACTCCATCCCGCGGTTCACATGCTTGGGAAGGATACCTCAGAGGGAGACAACTCCATTGGGGGGGTACCCAAAAAGGATGTTGACCAGACTGCTACGGGGAAAAACCACCAAGATGGACGTGCCAAACTAGGACTCCACTTCGACTACGGACACGTCAGTGCCAAAAACGAATATTTCCGACAGCTACAAAAATACGAACGGGAagattacaaaaaaattaacaacgTTCTGATAAACATGTACCTGTGCAATCCGTACATATGCTCCAAGAGCAAAGAAGCTGTCCTCTCCAGTGGTAGATCTCCAAAAAAGGTAATTATTTTACCACAGGACACGTATCGAAATATACACAAGTTGGTCGTTGCGGGAGAGAACAGCGACGGGCTGAAACTGCTGAGGCGTGTCCACAATTCGGTGCACCTATTCTTCATCCGggtgaagttttttttcagcaGGTTAAATTAATGAGACACACACATAGACGGTACTACTTTGCAAATGCATACCTGTGGTGCCTCTTCGTCACCTCCCTTCTGTTTTCGTGAACTCCCCAATGAACGCATACATGCAAACGTTTATTAACCGCTCATACGTATGTaccatattatatatgtttttacCCGCgcgttgttcccttttttttttttttttttttgttccttcgcAAAACTCTACAGACAGAGCAGCCAAAAGTGGTAAAGCATATTTGTTTTGTTCACGTGGGTGGGGGGGCACACGCTCCCATATGCGTAATATACAATCGAAAATATTCTCATAAGTACATccttttatatgtacacgcGGCTACAACTCGTAGTAAAATACCctgatgggaaaaaaaaaaaaaaaaaaagctagccaCGAAAAggccctcccccccttctgcCCATATTTTCCCACTTCCCATATTCCTCCTTCCGTTTCGCGCGAAGGGTAAATTTTGTTAAGTACAAATGAGAGCAAAATTATtcgggaaaaatatttaaaaagtttttcacaaaatggcAACTTAAGTCCTCTTCAATTGCAATCAgtttttttgtcctccaaTTGGGGCCATTTTGTCGCGTTCCGACTGTTTGGGCGGATGGGCGCCACTTTGATCCCCATGGGGAGGAGGGAACAAGCCCGTTGGCGTAAACGCCCCGAggcaaaatgaataagcacaAAGTCGTACATTGCCTTTTAAGCGCCGAGTGCCTGCGCGAGAATAACGTATTGCCgtagaatatttttcaagCTATGGTCGTTATGAAGTCAAAATTGTTAAGCATTTAACTGGGCATATATCTCAGAAACCGTATATGGCTATcgctccttttcttcctttttaactttttcgaaaattttttccccattttgcgttCAGTTATTTTACtaagcgaaaaaaatgcagcgCCGGTAAATTTTGCAATTATCCAAAAATTTACAGCAGCAGTTAATTCAACCCAGTAATATATTtcccgcttttttttttctttttttttttttcttcctttttttttaccatttcgcCAACTGTCGCGAATTTAACCAGCAGTCGCAACGCGCAGCATTGTGTATTCTTACATTGTCACTCAGTCACTTAGTTACTCAGTTTACTCAGTCACGCAGCAACATAGCTACATAGCTTACATAGCTACTTACTTCCTAGTTACATTTTTACGTTGCCCAAACAATCTGCGCAAAATGGTGAACGTTCCCAAAACGAGGAAAACCTACTGCAGCAACAAATGCAAGAAGCATACCATGCACAAGGTCAGTCAgtacaaaaagggaaaggaacgaTTGTCGGCcttgggaagaagaagatacgACATGAAGCAGAAGGGTTTCGGAGGCCAAACCAAGCCCgtttttaagaaaaaggcCAAAACTACCAAAAAGATTGTTCTCAAATTGGTAAGCAGTACGGGGGGATGCGTCATTCGCCTAGCCTTTACCCCAAAGGATTATATCATCCGTGCGTGCTTATCTACTTCACCCGCGCACACCAGCGTTATTGTACCCATACCACCAAGGGGTATATACCAAtgcgtttattttattttttttccccctgcaGGAATGCACGAAATGCAAGAAAAAACGATTTCAAACCCTGAAGAGATGCAAAACGTTTGAGATGGGAGCcgataagaagaaaaagggagccGTTTATTAAGGGCTCCACCCCATCCCTGTATAATGCTGTctcctccaaagaaggagaaaaccCCTTCTTCATTACTGCTACAAATCAAATCGCCCTGTTCGGGAATTTCATTCATTTGGTGGTGGTGCATCGCATGTTTGGTGCATACGGATGCGCAAGTATGCCGATGAGAGTATGCGCATATATGCactgtttatatatatgtacatattcacGCTGTGCAACGTGTGCGTTCGTGCCCCCTGCATGCGTGCAGTGATTATCAGCACGGAacatttttcgaaaaacTCTTTTAAAACGTAAGAAATGAACTGCTAAATTTATCAGTGTTTACGAAAAGGGTGGCAGATACTAAACAAACGCTCGCCCCGCATGAACATGCCGCCTGGGCATGCCCATTTCGAACGACGCGCACATCTCCGACTGTACCCACAAAAAACAGCGTTCTTCCTGTGTGTATCCCATTTTTGCGacaaaaagcagaagcaggGAAAGTCTGAAACGCCTTACTTGACCATCTCCTGTAGCTCTCCACTGGTGTACAAATCTGAGATAATGTCGTAACCACCGACGAAGTTGTTATTTACGTATAAGTGGGGAATGTAGGGCCAATTGCTGTAAATCTTTATCGCCTCGCGCAAGTCGTTGTTTTTCATTACGTCGATGTATACGTAGTCCTTTACGTTCATATTATTCAGTATGTGGACAACCtgcacaaaagaaaaaaaaatgttagcCACTGCACGAAATGGGCATATTAAAATGTTCCACTCCTGGGTGTAAATTAGTCCAAAAAACATTACGTACGTTTCTCAAATGTGGGAAAAACTACCCCACGGCAGATTGTGAATATCACCTTTGCGCTAAACCCGCACAGAGGACTTTCCGGGGTTCCCTTCATAAAGAGCacaattttctccttctcaaggatttccttaatttttcctttaagaGTCTACGAAGGGTGAgcaaaaaaggttaaaagcAGACAGCAGTCATTTAGCATAGTGACAAACTGCGGGGCACCAATATAATGTTCTTACATAAGGAACGATGCATCATTTTTAAGAATGAAAATTACACCATCCCATAGGTACCATCTCATTTCCCTCCCTGTTTTAACCTGGTACACATCCGATTTTTCAAAGTCTTTAAAGTCGTCCGAGCCGTTGCTTATCTTCTTCTCGGGTCCTCCATTTTGATTATCTTGAAGGGAAGTACTGAAGTTCACTTTTGAAATATGATTGCATGAAAAGAACTTTAGGTTTCTCCTCACTATGTTCCGATTCATGCGAAGGAGGATCCTACAACTGTTTCTTATTAtcattgtaaaaaaaaaaaataataataaatatgcacaGATCTGGTGTTTTTGCTTAGAACTAGATACAAAACAGCTAATTtacattcttttaaaaaaaaaaaaaaaaaaaaaaaaattatttcatgttcataatttttttatgccaAGTGACTTTATTTCAATTCGCTGTATTGtatgtttctcttttttttttttttttttttttccccttttccccaATTGCAGAACTGAAACAGTTACAATGGCACACTGAAGTAGCATACATCCCCACGGCGCCACAATTCGATGATACCTTAATTTGTTCCTATGAAACAGCtcaccattttgttgttTCTAAAATTTAACCAGGGTGCTATTCCATGTGGCGCTGCATTCGCATCTCCAATTTGTGTGCACAGTTTATCACGCCTGAACAAGTTATGCCAAttggtgagaaaaaaaaaaaaaaaaaaaaaaaactttctgCATTAACACACAGCAGTTAATTACCCCCATTTTGGCTAACTGGTTGATTTCCcttggggaaaaatatgtgtCCTTTCACTTGTATATAGCAACTTTTCAACGAAGTTAAAAATATGCGATAAGGACATATGCCTGTTTCCACGTCATCACCGCTGCTGCTTAACAATTAATGGACACCACTAGAACAAGCAGCAAAGACACAAACGCAGTTGTGCTATACACCTGATTAGCATTTCCTTTCCCTATGCTTTGTACAAAAGTTGGACGCAGTTTGCACACACCTTGCGGTTGTTTAaagctacattttttttttgctaagaCAAAGTGTGAAAAAGGTGTGAAAGTGttttatgcacatgtatgccTTTATACACAAGATCGAATTAGCGGCTGTgtcataaaggaaaaattcccTCCCCTCGGAAATATTATGCCAATATTTTGCTCTGACCCCCGTTCGTGCCCAAAGAACAGACGCGCGTCCTGTTTACCACGGCGCAAAATTTAACTCCCCTTTTCTGAgtttgcaaatttttgaaTTTCCCAAGTAAAAATAccagttctttttttaacttgttaaaaataaatactttCTCAAAATTTAAGTTCTCTACGTTAATAAGTATACATAACacatacgaaaaaaagaaaaaatatacgtcaAAAAAGGGTCaatcaaaaaggaaaagttaatatatatgtttttttttttgttttttccgcttttttttgtcacgaTAAGTGTTTAAAAATACTCATATCGTGTTTTCTAGAAATGCACAACTGATTGTGGGTAAGCGAATAATTCGTAAGGGGTGTTACTTATTACGCTTTACACACACGTGCATACAGTTATATGTAAATAGCAGGAAATATTCATaagatggggaaaaaaatcatgTACCTACGGGCAAGTATTTTTGTGCATGTACAAAACACTTAATATGCACCGTGGAGGACGccgaaaaaaatggatgctAGCTACTTAATTGAATAATGCTAGGACTAACAATATGACTAGCCCTAATGAATTACTCACAAAGTTAAATATGCCAGCGCACTTATCCATTGCACAAACTTCCACGTCAAGGTCATCCATGGTAAGGTCCTctggttttttcttttctgcatGAGCTTTTCTTCTAAGTCTTACACCATTTCCACAGGTTACACTGCATGGAGTCCATTCGGTGGTAACGGTAGATCTAATTTTCTGTAGGTAATCATTCACAACTTTCTCATTTGGGACATTCGCACCTTCATTATTTTGTCCCTGTCCTTTTGCTGCTCCTGCGTTTCCAGCTGCGTCTCCTGCTTTTTTGTTTCCGgcatttcctcctccttgtgCTTGGCCTGCTgcatttcctcctccttgtcCTGCTGGTGGTGCTGGCCCATCTCGTGCTCCATCTGCTGCTGGTGGTGCTGGTCCATCTCGTGCTCCATCTGCTGCTGGTGGTGCTGGCCCATCTCTTGCTCCATCGGCTGGTGGTGCTGGCCCATCTCTTGCTCCATCTGCTGCTGGTGCTGGTCCATCTCGTGCTCCATCTGCTGCTGGTGCTGGTCCATCTCTTGCTCCATCTGCTGCTGGTGCTGGTCCATCTCTTGCTCCATCTGCTGCTGGTGCTGGTCCATCTCTTGCTCCATCTGCTGCTGGTGCTGGTCCATCTCGTGCTCCATCTGCTGCTGGTGCTGGTCCATCTCTTGCTCCATCTGCTGCTGGTGCTGGCCCATCTCGTGCTCCATCTACTGGTTGCTTCAGCTTATTTTCATTTGGCTTTTttggttcttcttcttttttttccgcctttttttttggtttctCACCAAGTCCTCTGCCTCGGCTAGCACTTTGTCTTACCTGTGCTGCGCCAAGTAAACTGGTGTCTACATTATTGAAGCTTACTCCATTTAAATTTATGGCCCTGGAGAGATCTACATTATGTCCGAAGTGCGTGGGGAACAAGTCCACCAACAGGATGGAAGAAACGGCCAAGAGAATGAAGTTCTTCATCTTGTTCTTGTATATAAGTATGTGCAGGAAGATTTTTTATCCTTGTACGCCTTTGGTTGTCTTGCTTGCTTAACATAAGCCGCTTAAAAACATATatgcgtgtatatatatatatgtatatttttcgaTGTTCGTGAATTTACCTTATGTAGGTTTATTCGAGAAGAACAGAACTTGTTCGAACTGATGTaacacgcaaaaaaaaggttttgttgtttttacGATAAGTATGTTAAAAAGGCTtaatatgaaaaattatactaaaaaaatattttaaaatataaatgttgtaaaaaaatgcacaaatgtttaaacaatttttaaaacatttttatatatttgcttGCAGCCCTTTTGTGTGTGAACAATTTTGTGGTTATGAAAAAAGGGTCAATTGTTCAGAACTTCTTTATCTTCCAAAAGCATGCAAATGGATTGGCAATTTTTAACGTAGAAATGACGCTTGGAGGATGGTAACCACCCTTAAATGCTGTTATTACAACGAAAGTTGAGGgggaaataataatgaaaaaatgcatgCGGAAAATGTAGACCTCCTGAGGGATGGCTaccttttcccatttctgCATGCACAGCCATGGGATGCATGGATGTGCTTCCCATTGCGTGGGATGTTGACTAATGTTCGTTCTGCTAGGCTGCTACAGTGATCCCTACGTACGTCACTATATGGACATGCACAGATATGTCCTACCGTGTGCACAAAGGCGCGCACCAACACACATGCGGGCACTCTTAGTTCATGTCAAACaggctccatttttttaattctgcATATGAAGGTAAGGTCAGGAGGTAAACACACTAATCTCCCTACAAAACCTGCATGTGTTTGCATTGAAGAGAACctcaaaaagaaaggaaagaaaaaaaaaaaaaaaggggggggactGTAAAAGGGTGGTACTTAATtcttaaaataaaaggagctaacatgtgcacatgtttTATTACCTGTCCTTATCCTAGCATATTGCAATttacctcatttttttttttttttttctactgcATTTCAGATTTGTTCAGGTGTTTTCCTTACTACGCGTTAACATTTTGACCtctcttttttgaaaaaaaaaaaaataaaagcaaaatagccgaaaaggaaaaatcctAACGGTAAAATAGACCTgctcttctttatttttcttcataaaaGGAAGTGCTTGCTTGGCTCCCCATCATATTCACACACGTATAGCATGTCGTGTACTTAAGGTGTATATGCTATACGTGTGTATGTGCCAAATATGTGACGCTTTAGCTCCACCACACaactgtaaaaatgaaaaccgaaaattttatttcatgTGGCATAGCAGACAATTGGACTGAGCATAACTGGTCAGGTAAATTcacccttttattttttcttacatgGTCCACTTTTTGTAAGTAGCTACAAGAAGGATGAAACACCACCCTTTCTACAACGTTCTTTTCGTTTGCTCAGCTGGCTCATTTATTGGCTACATAATAAGGATGAtgtaatttttacaaaagcGTGAACCAAGggggaattgaaaaaaaaaaaaagaaggaagtaccAAAATGTGCATGGCTAGCCaagcacataaaaaagtatTTCTTTCGCATTACCTgttcacactttttttcaacCTTACCTACGTTGCTACAAAATTTTATGCGCTTAATGGGCTATAAATGAGGAACATCAAAAAAGTAGTAGCGAGGGAGAAGGGGTGTATACCCGAGCTCCTCTGTTCAGCAAAAGTAGTCATACCCAAGGGGGGAACTATCCACGTCATGTGTCCACACGCCTCGAAAAACTGAGAGAATAACCATTCGCTGAGGCGGTTTGCATTAATTTATGCATCCACCCAGTCCGCTGGTTTGCACATGTGCTAAAATTTACAGGCGCGCAAATTTGGACACCGCGTAACGGTCAACGGCTTAAGCctcattaaaaaaagtgaaaacaaaattaatgtGAAAAGAGGGGCAATAAAAAACTTGCGCCAACCATACAACAGTCCGCATCATCATGAGGAAAACTTATGGACAAGTCCCAATAGCAGTTCCGCAAGTgtgtaaatgaaaaaagtaccaAGTCTACCCAGTCACTTTGCCGTGGGGCACTGCAACCCCATTCTGTACACGTCCGTCAAGAGGAAGAGGCAAAAATATTAAGTGCCACTTGGGTTATTTCAGTCAATATTTATCACAGATAAAACGGGTGAATCGAAGCACTTACGAGGGACTGTGCAGACAATACTTGCCTGGGTTAAGcgttaaaaaatgaggaaaataaaatacatgCCTGCGAGGGTACATGTGTACGAAGGAGTAATTGGCTAGCTGCACAGCGTGCTTAAGTAATCACCtcgaaattaaaaaaaaaattatgaacaatcaggcaaatgcaaaaaaaaaaaaaaaaaatagctagttTACGTAGCTAGCTAGCATTGCCCCaattaaaatattctttaagtctgatttaaaaaatagaagaacaAAAGGCTTAAGAGTTTTTTACAACACTTGTGTGTGCTGCGACAATTAGGCAACCGCTGGGGTGAACATTTTTCGGATTCCCTATCAAACTCTTCATCATTATGGAAACGCCAAATactaaaaaagggaagttttctttttatggAGAGATGGGTATTCCTTCACAACatgtttataaaattttatacgCTTTCACTTCATATGTGTTATTTCTCTTGGGGAGGAAAACTTGGTAAATATTTTGGCCCACTATATTGGGGGGGAGGGAGGCTCTTCACGAATGGCACTTTCGGCGTGGTGGCCTCTATTGAGGTCTTCCTCCCCGTTCGCCCACCCCTTTAATTTggtccctttttaatttaattttttttttatttttttttttgcgccccCCCATTTTGATACTCTCTTCTACACATGTGTAACCTGGCACATGCATCACTCCATTTGCGAGTTTCACTCGTCGATGAATTCAATGGGCAGCGAAGCTAAACTGACATTATCCGTTATGTTATTTACTCCCATTACCATGTCTTTCATATTCGTATAGGTGTCTTTGTTGGGAATGTCGCAATGCGATTCACGATCATTATTGAATTTGTGCGCAGAACGCTTGCGATGTAACctcttttgttttatttcctctttcttctgttcaTACAAACGAAAAAGTGTGTTTAACCTCATCAGTTCAGATTTCTTCTCACTGTCACAATCTCCACCGATGATATGCATGTCATTGCTCGCCTCCTCAACAGTATTCCCTTCGTTCTCTCTATTCCCAACTACACCCGTTTTCACATCACGTGTTAAATCATTAAGGCATGAGAGGTATATTCTTTTTACGGAGTCTTcgctttcttcctccgtttcttcttccccatgttctccttctcctttgtCTGCTTCTTCATTCTCATCGTCTAAACTTAGTCTTACATCAAATCTTGTCTCTAAACTCTGCTTCTTTCTAGGACATGTTATAAACCTTTTTAAATCTTCTTCGGTCATATCAAATATTCCCCCTGCTTTATACTTCTGCCagtccttcatttttgtctCTTCGTTCGGTGAATCTTCCTCATGGGAAGGCCCCTCCTCCACATCAGCATCTGCACTCGCCCCCTCATAACCATTCTGATGACTACCATGATTGTTACTCGTGCCAGAGGAGATTTTtctaaaaggagaaacgcCTCTTAAGAATTTCGCAGACCATCTTTTAAGGGTGTCTTTTTTCGATTGGCTCCTTCTAGTGTTATCTCTCCGCCTCAGCAATACGGGTGAATCATCTTTTGGGGGCGACGAGGGGAGAATAACAGATGGGTCTATATTCTTTATACTTCCCCTTAACAAAGGAGAGTCCGAATTATCGTCAGTTGGGCTTTCAGCTGATATGTTTACATTATTGTCTTCTTCATCTCTTGTAGAAAATTGCCCCTCCCCCAATGGAGGAAGAGTAGTTTGTAACGTGGATCCTATTTTGTAGGGATTATCTGGGGGGTCCTCCGTTGAGGGGGAGCTTACATTGGATTTGCTCGTTGAGTTATCTTCCATTCCACTATCATCTATGTCAAAATCGGAGTCGCAAAGTTTGATGCTGTCATAGGTGTCGTCTTCTTCCAAATCCTCATGGGAGCTGTCAAATGATTCACTGAAACTCGAGTTGCGCGTACTACTGCTTCTTCGTTTCCGCAGCCCTAAACGTAGGTTCGCTtcggaaaatgaaaagaggcATAGAACGATATGGCGGAGGATAAATAGGCACGCGAATGGACAAATGAGCGCCACCTCGCGCTATATCCTCGTGTCTATAGGCGGCCTCGTCGTTCTGCTGTCAGTCCGTTATGGGATTACCGAATGGGTTAAGAAACTTTGATTTCTTTTTCGAGGGCCTATCATCAGCAACTTCCGTGC encodes the following:
- a CDS encoding 60S Ribosomal protein L44 gives rise to the protein MVNVPKTRKTYCSNKCKKHTMHKVSQYKKGKERLSALGRRRYDMKQKGFGGQTKPVFKKKAKTTKKIVLKLECTKCKKKRFQTLKRCKTFEMGADKKKKGAVY
- a CDS encoding 1-cys-glutaredoxin-like protein-1, whose product is MIIRNSCRILLRMNRNIVRRNLKFFSCNHISKVNFSTSLQDNQNGGPEKKISNGSDDFKDFEKSDVYQTLKGKIKEILEKEKIVLFMKGTPESPLCGFSAKVVHILNNMNVKDYVYIDVMKNNDLREAIKIYSNWPYIPHLYVNNNFVGGYDIISDLYTSGELQEMVK
- a CDS encoding Circumsporozoite protein, producing MKNFILLAVSSILLVDLFPTHFGHNVDLSRAINLNGVSFNNVDTSLLGAAQVRQSASRGRGLGEKPKKKAEKKEEEPKKPNENKLKQPVDGARDGPAPAADGARDGPAPAADGARDGPAPAADGARDGPAPAADGARDGPAPAADGARDGPAPAADGARDGPAPAADGARDGPAPPADGARDGPAPPAADGARDGPAPPAADGARDGPAPPAGQGGGNAAGQAQGGGNAGNKKAGDAAGNAGAAKGQGQNNEGANVPNEKVVNDYLQKIRSTVTTEWTPCSVTCGNGVRLRRKAHAEKKKPEDLTMDDLDVEVCAMDKCAGIFNFVSNSLGLVILLVLALFN